The proteins below are encoded in one region of Aquisphaera giovannonii:
- a CDS encoding GAF domain-containing protein has translation MGTLRNLIATPIDAAPEALRRQSIVLKLTLFVGLLVALTAGALISIGYVYTGRIFREQLRSRLSAVADDRRALLLTEIAHLEERIRTLASRYRLREALEHYLPGHGPPAGGASRGSPWSLDEVLDDTEGLLAFWIEDPDGRRLASSGPGELIGPFTGRRAPRGDAPDAADGPTLVGLPALVAGKSAALFRMAATTRSGEVVGSYMLVMDLAPVVAHIAAPRHLGETGEVLIGANAGGGDDIRYLFPPRLEPREVEFPRDRVPAMSRAVAGESGFMQTSDHGGRDVLASFEPVGYRGWGVVAKVNADEAYAPVRRLRRLLLGVGGLILALGLAASYAIARQHTRPIRKLAATADAIAGGDMQAASAIDVPPGDEVGTLAQAFRRMSQQISRSHADLERRIAARTRDLEAARDLLGALFEISTSRLDPRNIDKTFDSVLRSCRQLGYDLAMISLVDREAGVVRGVRGEGTMTGLVDLTVRPLGGSDILAEVVRSGRTVVIPDSCADPRCDQAAIALARFHGQIVLPLAGDEVMGTLQVATPEVLDPGRVDLRPLESLASHAARTLDALRHVEEIGRLNRDLEGQAAELKKSEAALREQTEILRSVLDCMREGVVVADRQGRPLVINPAAERRLGRGDHVGEGGRWRPLYDVYHPDRATPFATEDLPLYRAIRGEVIDLAELYIAHPSRRDGSWMLINARPLRGEGGEIRGGLVVFNDITRRKTGERRLAVQYAATRVLAESESLNEVSPAILEILGRDLDWDFGGFWRVDAGADRIRCSSTWRAPGADLSAFDGPTRAAAFARGEGLPGRVWESQRAAWIEDIAAEPAFPRASVAAAVGLRSAFAVPVSGRGDCLGVLEFFSRTPRARDDDLMEMATNLGRQIGQFIERQQIHSRMVQSEKLASLGMLSAGVAHEINNPLAYVANNLAVLERDMGSVLKLLALYDDAGEALAAHAPAVLEGVRRLDEECDFAYIRAHLEKILVSTRQGVKRVAEIVNNLRGFTRLDRAAVDQLDVHDALAAALEMIRGRLERRRIEVEEHLGDLPHIAASPVQINQVFLNLLVNAMQAVESARAEGGRIVLRTAALDGGDEVVIEIADNGCGIPPESLPHIFDPFFTTKKVGEGTGLGLSITHGIVQDHGGRIEVQSTPGEGTAFRIILPVARKPVARPAPSPS, from the coding sequence ATGGGCACGCTCCGCAACCTGATCGCGACCCCGATCGACGCGGCGCCTGAGGCGCTCCGCCGCCAGTCGATCGTGCTCAAGCTGACCCTCTTCGTCGGGCTGCTGGTGGCCCTGACGGCCGGGGCCCTGATCTCGATCGGCTACGTCTACACCGGCCGGATCTTCCGCGAGCAGCTCCGCAGCCGACTCTCGGCGGTTGCCGATGATCGGCGGGCGCTGCTGCTGACCGAGATCGCCCACCTGGAGGAGCGGATCCGCACCCTCGCCAGCCGCTACCGTCTGCGGGAGGCGCTGGAGCACTACCTGCCCGGGCACGGTCCGCCGGCGGGCGGCGCCTCGCGGGGCAGCCCGTGGTCGCTCGACGAGGTCCTCGACGACACCGAGGGCCTGCTCGCCTTCTGGATCGAGGACCCGGACGGCCGCCGGCTCGCCTCCAGCGGGCCCGGCGAGTTGATCGGCCCGTTCACGGGCCGCCGTGCCCCCCGGGGCGACGCGCCGGACGCAGCCGACGGCCCGACGCTCGTCGGCCTGCCGGCGCTCGTCGCGGGGAAGTCGGCCGCGCTCTTCCGGATGGCCGCGACGACCAGGTCCGGGGAGGTCGTCGGCTCGTACATGCTCGTGATGGACCTCGCGCCGGTCGTCGCCCACATCGCCGCCCCGCGGCACCTCGGCGAGACGGGCGAGGTCCTCATTGGGGCGAACGCCGGGGGCGGCGACGACATCCGGTACCTCTTCCCCCCGAGGCTGGAGCCGCGCGAGGTCGAGTTCCCGAGGGATCGCGTCCCGGCGATGAGCCGCGCCGTGGCCGGCGAGAGCGGGTTCATGCAGACCAGCGACCACGGGGGCCGCGACGTCCTGGCCTCCTTCGAGCCCGTCGGCTACCGCGGGTGGGGCGTCGTCGCCAAGGTCAACGCCGACGAGGCCTACGCGCCGGTCCGCCGGCTCCGCCGCCTGCTCCTGGGCGTGGGCGGCCTGATCCTGGCGCTCGGGCTGGCGGCGTCGTACGCCATCGCCCGGCAGCACACCCGGCCGATCCGCAAGCTCGCGGCCACCGCCGACGCCATCGCCGGCGGCGACATGCAGGCCGCCTCCGCGATCGACGTGCCGCCCGGCGACGAGGTCGGCACCCTCGCCCAGGCCTTCCGCCGGATGAGCCAGCAGATCTCGCGGTCCCACGCCGACCTCGAGCGGCGGATCGCCGCCAGGACGCGGGACCTGGAGGCCGCCCGCGACCTCCTGGGCGCCCTCTTCGAGATCTCGACGTCCCGGCTCGACCCGCGGAACATCGACAAGACGTTCGACTCGGTGCTCCGCTCGTGCCGCCAGCTCGGCTACGACCTGGCGATGATCTCGCTGGTGGACCGCGAGGCGGGCGTGGTGCGGGGCGTCCGCGGCGAGGGCACGATGACCGGCCTCGTGGACCTGACGGTCCGCCCGCTGGGCGGCTCGGACATCCTCGCGGAGGTCGTCCGCTCGGGCCGGACCGTCGTCATCCCCGACTCGTGCGCGGACCCCCGCTGCGACCAGGCGGCGATCGCCCTGGCGCGGTTCCACGGCCAGATCGTCCTCCCGCTGGCGGGCGACGAGGTCATGGGCACGCTCCAGGTGGCCACGCCGGAGGTCCTCGACCCCGGCCGCGTCGACCTCCGTCCGCTGGAGTCGCTGGCGAGCCACGCCGCGAGGACGCTGGACGCCCTGCGGCACGTCGAGGAGATCGGCCGGCTGAACCGCGACCTGGAGGGCCAGGCGGCCGAGCTGAAGAAGTCCGAGGCCGCGCTCCGGGAGCAGACGGAGATCCTCCGCTCGGTCCTCGACTGCATGCGCGAGGGGGTCGTCGTCGCCGACCGCCAGGGGCGCCCGCTCGTCATCAACCCGGCCGCCGAGCGGAGGCTGGGCCGCGGCGATCACGTCGGCGAGGGGGGCCGATGGAGGCCGCTCTACGACGTGTACCACCCGGACCGGGCCACCCCCTTCGCCACCGAGGACCTGCCGCTCTATCGCGCCATCCGCGGGGAGGTCATCGACCTGGCGGAGCTCTACATCGCCCACCCGAGCCGCCGCGACGGCTCCTGGATGCTCATCAACGCCCGCCCGCTGCGGGGTGAGGGCGGGGAGATCCGGGGCGGCCTCGTGGTCTTCAACGACATCACCCGGCGGAAGACCGGGGAGCGGCGGCTCGCCGTGCAGTACGCCGCGACGCGCGTCCTCGCCGAGAGCGAATCGCTCAACGAGGTGAGCCCGGCGATCCTCGAGATCCTGGGCCGCGACCTGGACTGGGACTTCGGCGGCTTCTGGCGGGTGGACGCCGGCGCCGACCGGATCCGCTGCTCCAGCACCTGGCGGGCCCCCGGGGCCGACCTCTCCGCCTTCGACGGCCCCACCAGGGCCGCGGCCTTCGCCCGCGGCGAGGGCCTCCCCGGCCGGGTCTGGGAGAGCCAGCGGGCCGCCTGGATCGAGGACATCGCCGCCGAGCCGGCGTTCCCGCGGGCGAGCGTCGCCGCCGCGGTCGGGCTCCGCTCGGCCTTCGCCGTCCCGGTCTCCGGGCGGGGCGACTGCCTGGGCGTCCTGGAGTTCTTCAGCCGGACGCCCCGCGCCCGCGACGACGACCTGATGGAGATGGCGACCAACCTGGGGCGGCAGATCGGCCAGTTCATCGAGCGGCAGCAGATCCATTCCCGGATGGTCCAGTCGGAGAAGCTCGCGTCCCTGGGCATGCTCAGCGCGGGGGTCGCCCACGAGATCAACAACCCCCTGGCCTACGTCGCCAACAACCTCGCCGTCCTGGAGCGGGACATGGGCTCGGTGCTGAAGCTCCTGGCGCTCTACGACGACGCCGGCGAGGCCCTCGCGGCCCATGCGCCGGCGGTCCTGGAAGGGGTGCGCCGGCTCGACGAGGAGTGCGACTTCGCCTACATCCGGGCACACCTGGAGAAGATCCTGGTCAGCACCCGGCAGGGCGTGAAGCGGGTGGCCGAGATCGTCAACAACCTCCGCGGCTTCACCCGCCTGGACCGCGCCGCGGTGGACCAACTCGACGTCCACGACGCCCTTGCCGCCGCCCTGGAGATGATCCGCGGCCGCCTCGAGCGGCGGCGGATCGAAGTCGAGGAGCACCTGGGCGACCTCCCGCACATCGCCGCCTCGCCCGTGCAGATCAACCAGGTGTTCCTCAACCTCCTGGTCAACGCGATGCAGGCCGTCGAATCGGCCCGCGCCGAGGGCGGCCGGATCGTCCTGCGGACCGCGGCCCTCGACGGCGGCGACGAGGTCGTGATCGAGATCGCGGACAACGGCTGCGGCATCCCGCCCGAGTCGCTCCCCCACATCTTCGACCCCTTCTTCACCACCAAGAAGGTCGGCGAGGGCACCGGCCTGGGCCTGAGCATCACCCACGGCATCGTCCAGGACCACGGCGGCCGGATCGAGGTCCAGAGCACCCCCGGCGAGGGCACCGCCTTCCGCATCATCCTCCCCGTCGCCCGCAAGCCCGTCGCCCGCCCTGCCCCGTCGCCCTCGTGA